A single genomic interval of Fibrobacter sp. UWB13 harbors:
- a CDS encoding KilA-N domain-containing protein, translating into MKIKVMDAEISVQRIGNDDYISLTDMAHSQMQEHIIFKWLSNKNTIEYLGEWESLYNPNFNYTEFGTIKNAAGSNNFVLSAKQWILSTNAQGIVAKTGRYGGTFAHRDIAYHFGMWISPRFQLLLVREYQRLKEAEQAKFGWSVRRELSKINYHIHTDTIKQNLIPATLTKQQVNMVYANEADVLNVALFGFTAKEWRNAHDDLQGNVRDYATVNQLICLSNMESLNSVLIKEGLPQPERLQKLNQIAISQMTVLESIGENKLLK; encoded by the coding sequence ATGAAAATAAAGGTTATGGATGCAGAAATTTCCGTACAGAGAATCGGCAATGACGACTACATTTCGTTGACCGACATGGCCCATAGTCAAATGCAAGAACACATCATATTCAAATGGCTGAGCAATAAAAACACCATTGAATATCTAGGAGAATGGGAGTCTTTGTACAACCCGAATTTTAATTATACCGAATTCGGTACAATTAAAAATGCTGCAGGAAGCAACAATTTTGTTCTTTCGGCTAAGCAATGGATACTCTCAACAAATGCTCAAGGAATTGTAGCCAAAACAGGACGATATGGCGGAACTTTTGCACATAGAGATATAGCGTATCATTTCGGAATGTGGATTAGCCCCAGATTTCAACTATTATTGGTTCGCGAATACCAACGCCTCAAAGAAGCTGAACAAGCCAAGTTCGGCTGGTCTGTACGCCGTGAGCTCTCTAAAATCAACTACCACATTCATACGGACACCATCAAACAGAATTTGATCCCGGCAACACTCACAAAACAGCAAGTGAATATGGTTTACGCTAATGAAGCAGATGTTTTAAATGTTGCTTTATTTGGATTTACTGCTAAAGAATGGCGCAATGCGCATGACGATTTGCAAGGCAACGTCCGCGATTATGCAACAGTAAACCAGCTAATTTGCCTTTCGAACATGGAGTCGTTAAATTCAGTTCTGATCAAGGAAGGCTTGCCACAACCAGAGCGGTTGCAAAAACTGAATCAGATTGCGATTTCGCAGATGACCGTGCTAGAATCTATCGGAGAAAATAAACTGCTAAAATAA
- a CDS encoding energy transducer TonB, with protein sequence MRKFVKKFLKRFTILLAAILASMVLVFSVTMANLFLTGKIFHEKKFVKTEVSVKKVEEVDKKIEKKRTARKPNRQKSNSRSPKAGPRFAMALGAVSGTAGAAINSELVADFRGGALSAEKGDVDKKPESRSVANFQVPPQIRDREIDAMLRLSFCVDVGGRAYDIKVIEESPAGSGLAQAGKDAIARMTFAPAEKDGKAVAFCGMEQPFEVKFRD encoded by the coding sequence ATGCGAAAGTTTGTAAAAAAGTTTTTAAAGCGTTTTACAATCCTTCTCGCGGCGATTCTCGCGAGCATGGTTCTCGTGTTCTCCGTGACGATGGCGAACTTGTTCTTGACGGGTAAAATTTTCCACGAAAAGAAATTCGTCAAGACCGAAGTCTCTGTGAAAAAAGTTGAAGAAGTCGACAAGAAGATTGAGAAAAAACGCACGGCACGCAAGCCGAACCGTCAAAAGTCCAATTCGCGCTCGCCCAAAGCGGGACCGCGTTTTGCCATGGCTCTTGGCGCCGTTTCAGGAACTGCGGGTGCTGCCATTAACAGCGAGCTCGTTGCCGATTTTCGAGGTGGTGCTCTGTCCGCTGAAAAAGGCGATGTCGATAAAAAGCCCGAAAGCCGCTCTGTCGCAAACTTTCAGGTGCCGCCGCAAATCCGTGACCGCGAAATAGATGCCATGCTCCGCCTCAGTTTCTGTGTGGATGTTGGCGGTCGTGCGTATGATATCAAAGTCATCGAAGAGTCTCCCGCAGGCTCTGGACTTGCGCAAGCGGGGAAGGATGCTATTGCTCGTATGACTTTTGCCCCTGCTGAAAAGGACGGCAAAGCCGTTGCTTTCTGTGGCATGGAACAACCCTTCGAAGTGAAGTTTAGAGACTAG
- a CDS encoding biopolymer transporter ExbD, with the protein MEFNLPRRKQKDVGIEMGPLMDIVFILLIFFVVTSSFTRETGVDVTKPQAQSASQLEKENLLIAITREGTIHMNERQVDLASLQDILKQSLAKAPDREAVVIADKESETGVLVQVIDMCNLAGVKKVSIAAQAE; encoded by the coding sequence ATGGAATTTAATTTACCGAGAAGAAAACAGAAAGACGTGGGCATTGAAATGGGTCCGCTGATGGATATCGTGTTCATCTTGCTCATCTTTTTTGTGGTGACGTCGTCGTTCACTCGCGAAACGGGTGTGGATGTGACGAAACCGCAGGCGCAATCGGCGAGCCAACTTGAAAAAGAAAACTTGCTCATAGCCATCACGCGCGAAGGGACGATTCACATGAATGAACGCCAGGTGGATTTGGCGAGCCTGCAAGACATCTTGAAACAGTCTCTTGCGAAAGCGCCCGACCGCGAAGCCGTCGTGATTGCGGACAAGGAATCCGAAACCGGCGTGCTCGTTCAGGTCATCGATATGTGCAATTTGGCCGGCGTCAAAAAAGTCTCCATCGCCGCCCAAGCAGAGTAA
- a CDS encoding tetratricopeptide repeat protein gives MKVFILVLLFVISSFAAQSSFDLMERANALYRSGKFKQAILLYRKAEDRGADPVAVSFNIANSYYQMDKYPEAAAAYRKAVDYSEGNFAPALFNMASVYFRLKQFPECIAVYHRALKLDPDNISGWLYLGEAYSKTGDKVGALRAIENAYRLDKNDISIVYQLSEANIALNDFDRAVAVIREGYTLHPEESDFLVYLGDVYRLNKNFEESANAYREALSVKIDDTQIMYKLADVLAEDKKPYIAMEILNNILQIKPVFSDAAIFMGNLAYDAKFYDRAEYAYELAAKNGNAEAVFGFKNMAYDVHAQKRTEESVRLLNVALKYFPDDATLTADLLEIQSGK, from the coding sequence ATGAAAGTGTTTATTCTTGTTTTGCTTTTTGTAATTTCGTCGTTTGCGGCGCAATCGTCTTTTGACTTGATGGAACGCGCAAACGCCCTTTATCGCAGTGGAAAATTCAAGCAAGCTATCCTCTTGTACCGCAAGGCCGAAGACCGCGGCGCCGATCCCGTTGCCGTGAGTTTCAACATCGCCAATAGCTATTACCAGATGGACAAATATCCCGAGGCGGCCGCCGCCTACCGCAAGGCTGTGGACTATTCCGAAGGCAATTTTGCACCCGCACTTTTCAATATGGCTAGCGTCTACTTCCGCTTAAAACAATTCCCGGAATGCATTGCCGTTTACCACCGTGCGCTCAAACTCGACCCCGATAACATTTCCGGCTGGCTTTACCTCGGTGAGGCTTACTCCAAAACCGGCGACAAAGTCGGAGCCCTCCGCGCCATCGAAAATGCTTACCGCCTCGACAAAAATGACATCAGCATCGTTTACCAGCTCTCCGAAGCGAACATTGCTCTGAATGACTTTGACCGAGCCGTTGCCGTAATTCGCGAAGGCTACACGCTCCATCCCGAAGAATCCGATTTCTTAGTTTATCTTGGTGATGTTTACCGCCTGAACAAGAATTTTGAAGAAAGCGCCAACGCCTACCGCGAAGCCCTCAGCGTGAAAATTGACGACACGCAAATTATGTACAAGCTTGCCGATGTCCTTGCCGAAGACAAAAAGCCCTACATCGCCATGGAAATCTTAAATAACATTTTGCAAATCAAGCCCGTTTTTTCCGATGCCGCCATCTTCATGGGAAACCTCGCATACGATGCCAAGTTCTATGATCGCGCCGAATATGCCTACGAGCTTGCTGCTAAAAACGGGAATGCCGAAGCCGTCTTTGGTTTCAAGAATATGGCCTACGATGTCCACGCGCAAAAACGCACAGAAGAATCCGTGCGCCTCTTGAATGTCGCTTTAAAATATTTCCCTGACGACGCCACTCTCACGGCGGACTTGCTCGAAATTCAGTCCGGAAAGTGA
- a CDS encoding nuclear transport factor 2 family protein: MLRPKEIVCKWVDAFNNHDVEAIMSLYHDNATNHQVTNDPVIGIDAIREMFTAEFATADMTAIVENIFEDGQWAILEWKDPLGLRGCGFFHVVNGKILFQRGYWDKLSFLKQHNLPIESL, from the coding sequence ATGTTACGGCCAAAAGAAATAGTATGTAAATGGGTAGATGCCTTTAACAACCATGATGTAGAGGCAATTATGAGCTTGTACCATGATAACGCAACCAATCATCAGGTGACCAATGATCCCGTGATTGGGATAGATGCAATCCGTGAAATGTTTACAGCAGAATTTGCCACTGCCGATATGACTGCCATTGTAGAGAATATCTTTGAAGATGGACAGTGGGCGATTTTAGAATGGAAGGACCCTCTGGGACTGCGGGGATGCGGCTTCTTCCATGTTGTGAATGGTAAAATTCTGTTTCAGAGAGGATATTGGGATAAGCTGTCTTTTCTGAAGCAGCATAATTTGCCTATTGAATCGTTGTGA
- a CDS encoding ABC transporter permease subunit, translated as MVILKYELRRHRTYILGWAIALAACIFFMTPTYYSFLDAASVELFETMGTTDFYRSVGVSMEYLTSPLGIYGFLTSFFMIASGVFGMHFGISIHTRECTEGTSEYLFTKPFPRKAIYWAKAWTVFVGVAIVGAAYLLASLFAMATFRSGTPWGEFFLIALSLTLVTLFFAAMGLMVGVLFSRNRSPLLTAGLVVFVEYCITSFSNIVSNRAISFLSPYSFFGAAEISKAGFYDLRYLGWCVLLFALFLVLSYGVFLKKDIQFRS; from the coding sequence ATGGTCATTTTGAAATATGAACTGAGAAGGCATCGAACCTATATCCTGGGCTGGGCCATCGCCTTGGCTGCGTGCATCTTTTTCATGACACCGACTTATTACAGCTTTCTGGATGCGGCCTCCGTGGAACTCTTTGAAACCATGGGCACCACGGACTTTTACAGGAGCGTCGGCGTATCGATGGAATACCTGACCTCTCCGCTGGGTATTTACGGGTTCCTGACCAGCTTTTTCATGATTGCCTCCGGCGTTTTCGGGATGCACTTCGGCATTTCCATTCACACCAGAGAATGTACGGAAGGAACCTCGGAATACCTGTTTACAAAGCCCTTTCCCCGGAAAGCAATTTATTGGGCAAAGGCATGGACGGTGTTTGTCGGCGTGGCGATCGTGGGTGCGGCGTATCTGCTGGCTTCCCTTTTCGCCATGGCAACATTCCGTTCCGGAACTCCTTGGGGAGAGTTTTTCCTGATTGCCCTGTCCCTGACCCTTGTGACGCTGTTCTTCGCTGCAATGGGGCTGATGGTGGGAGTTTTGTTTTCCCGCAACCGCAGTCCGCTGCTGACTGCCGGTTTGGTTGTGTTCGTTGAGTATTGCATTACCAGCTTCTCCAACATCGTCAGTAACCGGGCTATCAGTTTTCTGTCTCCCTACTCGTTCTTCGGAGCCGCCGAGATCTCCAAAGCCGGCTTCTATGACCTCCGGTATCTTGGGTGGTGCGTGCTGCTGTTTGCCTTGTTTTTGGTGCTTTCTTACGGTGTCTTTCTGAAAAAAGACATTCAGTTCCGCAGCTAA
- a CDS encoding ABC transporter permease subunit translates to MKTLIKNEFRQTRRLLLIWLGIMLLLCGFCYFELLSLRDSLDEMAAMVSQFPRLIMIMFGVKGDLTTSTGWYVCIYFWEGLLAFPYAMSLGLSCVAREKKFGTSEYLFTKPVKRKTIVLAKVIVSAVNLLVFALFSGVCNYFTIVLPLGGLDQPGAVLSTTMGMFFTQTLFFALGLLFSSVLRSYKAAVRTGTISMLAAYGLAFTAEYTGNHFLDYLTPLRYFDVYEVALHGFHLPYLVLTIVVAGICVAAALDQWKRREL, encoded by the coding sequence ATGAAAACATTGATTAAAAATGAATTCCGCCAAACCAGAAGACTTTTGCTGATCTGGCTGGGAATCATGCTGCTTCTGTGCGGTTTCTGCTATTTTGAGCTTCTGTCCCTACGGGACAGTCTGGATGAAATGGCAGCGATGGTCAGCCAATTTCCGAGACTGATCATGATCATGTTCGGAGTCAAAGGCGACTTGACGACATCCACCGGCTGGTATGTGTGCATCTATTTCTGGGAGGGACTGCTGGCGTTTCCTTATGCCATGTCTTTGGGACTGTCCTGTGTGGCAAGGGAAAAGAAATTCGGAACATCGGAATACCTGTTCACAAAGCCTGTGAAGCGGAAAACCATTGTTCTGGCGAAGGTGATCGTTTCGGCAGTGAACCTGCTGGTGTTCGCCCTGTTCAGCGGCGTGTGTAATTATTTCACGATCGTTCTTCCTTTGGGCGGTCTGGATCAGCCGGGAGCGGTGCTTTCCACAACGATGGGAATGTTCTTTACCCAGACTCTCTTTTTTGCCCTGGGTCTGCTGTTTTCCAGTGTGCTTCGATCCTATAAGGCTGCGGTGCGGACAGGAACAATTTCCATGCTGGCTGCCTATGGGTTGGCCTTTACTGCCGAGTACACAGGAAATCATTTCCTGGACTACCTGACCCCATTGCGTTATTTTGATGTGTACGAGGTAGCACTGCACGGTTTCCACCTTCCCTATCTCGTCTTAACGATCGTTGTGGCAGGTATTTGTGTCGCAGCTGCCCTGGATCAGTGGAAACGGCGGGAATTGTGA
- a CDS encoding MotA/TolQ/ExbB proton channel family protein, translating into MILDERTGMVLQTRDERNGVILSGARSAKSKDLVKFFAIVLMLASSAFAWPWSSDKKSAEDEARIKDSLLQVEVRNLQREVETLTRIRMQKADSLEKLDAKHWSNRYAESQLTEEHQNKTRELDGRYSKLSTDLGRVTEEVMANKNVTEEAEEKSKSEEIAFDALNTQVKLSIEKTLGDVAGDYPVGMNKRLLNLKRASAEAEKNVPNTIAAVQGYMADLLARHEVTYTQSYGAELSQVGTRPDVNVNRLRLGTVFLGEVANDNGDVQALLRSGALQGKVFEWNANLPTEMAANIKAAVNQAGTVSGNATDAQSATIAIPLDVLQNKAIKNSITDTKELTWTEEFKVFFKKGGIVMYPLMLVAIIALLLFLERFVVLSYRGHLGRRFTKKMDALVAEKKYEEAANLCLKKETSLAMVLFAVLNKVNDTRENAERSLQEALLREQPKLERRMGLLAAMGTIAPLLGLLGTVTGIITLFTVITEVGTNDARVLAGGISEALVTTEMGLVIAIPVMILHGLLSEKIEKITSELYVQSTSLMNKVFGKESK; encoded by the coding sequence ATGATTTTAGACGAAAGAACGGGCATGGTCCTACAGACGAGAGACGAAAGAAATGGAGTCATCCTGAGCGGAGCACGTAGTGCGAAGTCGAAGGATCTAGTGAAGTTTTTTGCAATTGTCTTAATGCTCGCCTCTTCTGCTTTTGCATGGCCGTGGTCGAGCGACAAGAAAAGCGCCGAAGACGAAGCCCGCATCAAGGATTCCTTGTTGCAAGTCGAAGTGCGCAATTTGCAGCGCGAAGTCGAAACGCTTACCCGAATCCGCATGCAAAAAGCCGATTCCCTTGAAAAGCTCGATGCCAAGCATTGGAGCAATCGCTATGCCGAATCGCAGCTGACCGAAGAACACCAGAATAAAACGCGTGAACTGGACGGTCGTTATTCTAAGCTTTCGACAGATCTTGGCCGCGTCACCGAAGAAGTGATGGCAAACAAAAATGTCACCGAAGAAGCGGAAGAAAAGTCCAAGAGCGAAGAAATTGCATTCGACGCGCTCAACACGCAAGTGAAGCTTTCCATTGAAAAGACGCTTGGCGATGTCGCTGGCGATTATCCGGTCGGGATGAACAAGCGCCTTTTGAACTTGAAACGCGCCAGTGCTGAAGCCGAAAAAAATGTGCCGAATACGATTGCTGCGGTGCAGGGCTATATGGCTGATTTGCTTGCCCGTCACGAAGTCACTTACACGCAGTCTTACGGTGCTGAACTTTCGCAGGTTGGTACGCGTCCGGATGTGAACGTGAATCGTTTGCGCTTGGGAACGGTGTTCCTCGGCGAAGTTGCAAACGACAATGGCGATGTGCAGGCGCTATTGCGCTCTGGTGCTTTGCAGGGCAAGGTCTTTGAATGGAATGCAAATTTGCCCACGGAAATGGCGGCGAACATCAAGGCTGCCGTGAACCAGGCTGGGACGGTGTCTGGTAACGCAACGGACGCTCAGTCTGCAACTATCGCAATTCCGCTCGATGTGCTGCAGAACAAGGCCATCAAGAATTCCATCACCGATACGAAAGAACTCACTTGGACCGAAGAATTCAAGGTGTTCTTCAAGAAGGGCGGTATCGTTATGTATCCGCTGATGCTCGTGGCGATCATTGCGCTCCTCTTGTTCCTTGAACGTTTCGTGGTGCTTTCTTACCGTGGTCATCTCGGCCGTCGCTTCACCAAGAAGATGGATGCGCTTGTCGCTGAGAAAAAGTACGAAGAAGCCGCAAATCTTTGCCTTAAGAAAGAGACGAGTCTTGCAATGGTGCTTTTTGCCGTGCTGAACAAGGTAAACGACACGCGTGAAAATGCGGAACGCTCCTTGCAAGAAGCTTTGCTCCGTGAACAGCCGAAACTCGAACGCCGCATGGGCCTTCTGGCTGCGATGGGAACGATTGCTCCGCTCTTGGGCTTGCTCGGTACGGTGACCGGTATCATCACGCTCTTTACCGTGATTACCGAAGTTGGGACGAATGACGCTCGCGTACTTGCGGGCGGTATTTCCGAAGCTCTTGTGACGACGGAAATGGGCCTTGTCATTGCAATCCCTGTGATGATTTTGCATGGCCTCCTGAGCGAAAAGATTGAAAAAATCACCAGCGAACTCTACGTGCAAAGTACTTCTCTTATGAATAAAGTCTTTGGAAAGGAAAGTAAGTAA
- a CDS encoding DUF3450 family protein: MKRLNILPFAVLVFSLSGLAFADYESEIRDLKLQKEKLNSEIQNLNTRIASTDSMLRADASHRQLLEQRYKADVERRNLEIDSLNAKIRKVAASLQQERNKQARAKNKSDNVAAKRRALRGELAKICKQLEVQIAQTLPWERDKRLDRAKSLTREIESGNVTEEEAFSRMKSLVNEEIKFGDEVSVVNSPLTRKNGEIVNATILRIGNQWMVYVDENGASYGRLERKLENDKIVYEWNEELNLEERAAVKLAIDVKQAKKPPQIVKLPVSLSVVGGVR, translated from the coding sequence ATGAAACGATTGAATATATTGCCTTTTGCGGTCCTTGTTTTCTCGCTTTCGGGCCTAGCTTTTGCAGACTACGAGTCCGAAATTCGCGATTTGAAACTGCAAAAGGAAAAGCTGAATTCTGAAATTCAAAATTTGAATACTCGAATCGCGTCGACGGATTCGATGCTACGTGCAGATGCATCACACCGCCAGTTGCTTGAACAGCGCTACAAGGCGGATGTTGAACGCCGTAATCTGGAAATCGATAGCTTGAATGCTAAGATTCGCAAGGTGGCCGCTAGCCTCCAGCAGGAGCGCAACAAGCAGGCTCGCGCGAAGAACAAGAGCGATAACGTGGCCGCAAAACGCCGTGCATTGCGCGGTGAACTTGCCAAAATCTGTAAACAGCTCGAAGTCCAAATTGCGCAGACGCTCCCGTGGGAACGCGACAAGCGCCTTGATCGTGCAAAATCTTTGACGCGTGAAATCGAAAGCGGAAACGTGACCGAAGAAGAAGCATTTTCTCGCATGAAGTCGCTCGTGAATGAAGAAATCAAGTTTGGCGATGAAGTTTCTGTGGTCAACAGCCCGCTCACTCGCAAAAACGGCGAAATTGTGAATGCGACAATTCTCCGCATAGGGAACCAGTGGATGGTCTATGTCGATGAAAACGGAGCCTCTTATGGTCGCCTGGAACGTAAGCTGGAAAACGATAAGATTGTTTATGAATGGAACGAAGAATTGAATCTTGAGGAACGCGCCGCTGTGAAACTTGCTATCGACGTGAAACAGGCGAAAAAGCCTCCTCAGATTGTGAAATTGCCTGTAAGTTTGTCTGTTGTGGGAGGCGTGAGATGA
- a CDS encoding MotA/TolQ/ExbB proton channel family protein translates to MTDFHYIFIESLRNTYEAGGVVMLPILLSGVVGFYFLFSSWFRIGSDFFRKDITKVVRRMQRGLTGERAVVGTESSSDEQRVQTTLTNLRKRGGFLSRELSYAIEIAQKNYDEFRDYMQVRMMKSVRYMEQGNHIVSVMAAAAPLLGLLGTVTGMVSTFEVITLYGNQNPVLMADGISEALISTQSGLLIAFPLTLMKQRLDERIEILKQEMELGATVIDNYFATRAGQRHCEP, encoded by the coding sequence ATGACTGATTTTCATTACATATTCATAGAATCTCTGCGGAATACGTACGAGGCGGGTGGCGTAGTAATGCTACCCATCCTCTTGTCGGGCGTTGTTGGATTCTATTTCCTTTTCTCGAGCTGGTTTCGCATCGGTAGCGATTTTTTCAGAAAGGATATCACTAAAGTCGTGAGGCGTATGCAGCGCGGCTTGACCGGCGAAAGAGCTGTTGTTGGAACCGAATCTTCCTCTGATGAACAGCGTGTGCAGACGACTTTGACAAACCTTCGCAAACGCGGTGGATTTCTTTCAAGAGAACTTTCTTACGCGATTGAAATTGCGCAAAAAAATTATGACGAATTTCGCGATTACATGCAAGTACGCATGATGAAAAGTGTGCGCTACATGGAACAAGGGAACCACATTGTTTCTGTGATGGCTGCAGCCGCTCCGCTCTTGGGCCTGCTTGGAACGGTCACGGGAATGGTCTCGACTTTTGAGGTGATCACGTTGTATGGAAACCAGAACCCGGTGCTGATGGCGGATGGAATTTCAGAAGCCTTGATTTCGACGCAGAGCGGGCTCTTGATTGCGTTCCCGCTGACTCTTATGAAACAGCGTTTGGACGAACGCATTGAAATCTTGAAGCAGGAAATGGAACTTGGCGCAACGGTAATCGACAACTATTTTGCAACCCGAGCTGGACAACGTCATTGCGAGCCGTAG